One segment of Spiroplasma kunkelii CR2-3x DNA contains the following:
- a CDS encoding DNA-methyltransferase: MKTNLGKLYLGDSLKILKIIPDKSIDLILTDPPYLYPDIAKKLENKKSILNIILKKMQDPNCSNIQYQIRKRELEFLQGEFIDSFDIPSYFKEWMRIIKKPNFIIYLSKQQLKEYLIEIENYNLKFELIIYQKTNDAPSNNTYRKDKELCLYIYNKPISYSNVWNQDMQTVYQITNSNNQFLWTIKHPTVKDINLIKLQINKHSKVGDTILDCFLGSGTTAIACEQLSRHWIGIEINKKYYKLAKQRLNSIQTTLFF; the protein is encoded by the coding sequence ATGAAAACTAATTTAGGTAAATTATATTTAGGTGATAGTTTAAAAATATTAAAAATAATACCTGATAAAAGTATTGATTTAATATTAACTGATCCACCATACCTTTACCCCGATATTGCTAAAAAATTAGAAAATAAAAAAAGCATATTGAATATAATTTTAAAAAAAATGCAAGATCCTAATTGTTCTAATATTCAATATCAAATTCGGAAAAGAGAACTTGAATTTTTACAAGGTGAATTTATTGATAGTTTTGATATACCATCATATTTTAAAGAATGAATGCGAATTATTAAAAAACCAAATTTTATAATTTATTTATCAAAACAACAATTAAAAGAATATTTAATTGAAATTGAAAATTATAATTTAAAATTTGAATTAATAATTTATCAAAAAACAAATGATGCACCTAGTAATAATACATATCGTAAAGATAAAGAATTATGTTTATATATTTATAATAAACCGATTTCTTATAGTAATGTTTGAAATCAAGATATGCAGACTGTTTATCAAATAACAAATAGTAATAATCAATTTTTATGAACAATTAAACATCCTACTGTTAAAGATATTAATTTAATTAAATTACAAATTAATAAACATAGTAAAGTTGGCGATACTATATTAGATTGTTTTTTAGGAAGTGGAACAACTGCTATTGCTTGTGAACAATTAAGTCGGCATTGAATTGGTATAGAAATTAATAAAAAATATTATAAATTAGCAAAACAAAGATTAAATAGCATTCAAACTACATTATTTTTTTAA
- a CDS encoding pentapeptide repeat-containing protein: MKTLKDMIKDLTGVTVEKEKLNQYLESERLDLEGANLEGANLQGANLWDANLEGAYLTGANLYGAYLTGANLYGAYLTGANLEGANLKGANLQGAYLTGANLYGAYLTGANLYGANLKGAYLCGIKITKKQLEQLTIEEDE, from the coding sequence ATGAAAACATTAAAAGATATGATTAAAGATTTAACAGGAGTTACTGTTGAAAAAGAAAAATTAAATCAATATTTAGAAAGTGAAAGATTAGATTTAGAAGGTGCTAATTTAGAAGGTGCTAATTTACAAGGTGCTAATTTATGAGATGCTAATTTAGAAGGTGCTTATTTAACTGGTGCTAATTTATATGGTGCTTATTTAACTGGTGCTAATTTATATGGTGCTTATTTAACTGGTGCTAATTTAGAAGGTGCTAATTTAAAAGGTGCTAATTTACAAGGTGCTTATTTAACTGGTGCTAATTTATATGGTGCTTATTTAACTGGTGCTAATTTATATGGTGCTAATTTAAAAGGTGCTTATTTATGTGGTATTAAAATCACAAAAAAACAATTAGAACAATTAACTATTGAGGAGGATGAATAA
- a CDS encoding DUF3137 domain-containing protein — protein MKHSENYFFFADTLPKNLEIETNIVPHQSKFKKFILNNKEIELEGTEFPNLFDTNTTYFIKLCKILTPKAMANLIDNSNKY, from the coding sequence ATGAAGCATTCTGAAAATTACTTTTTCTTTGCAGATACTTTACCAAAAAACCTTGAAATTGAAACCAATATTGTGCCACACCAAAGTAAATTTAAAAAATTTATTTTAAATAATAAAGAAATTGAATTAGAAGGAACAGAATTTCCTAATCTTTTTGATACTAATACAACATACTTTATAAAATTATGTAAAATTTTAACCCCAAAAGCAATGGCTAATTTAATCGATAATAGTAACAAATATTAA